Proteins from a single region of Desulfurispira natronophila:
- a CDS encoding MotA/TolQ/ExbB proton channel family protein — translation MEFSVIGVFLHADLFGKFIILLLLVMSVVSWGVIIHKYLQLRNVSQMNERFLDVFWSNRSLSQITTTASGINAPLLDVFQVTHKNYTSLSDEVAADEKISFVERIIRAESLAKVRDMESSLSVLSIIASSAPYIGLLGTVWGIIGSFHTIGAMRSASLAVVAPGLSEALVATALGLFAAIPAVIFYNVFAARIKQQVSIMESFADELVAILMRRA, via the coding sequence ATGGAATTCAGCGTTATTGGCGTCTTTTTACACGCCGATCTCTTTGGTAAATTTATTATACTCCTGTTGCTGGTAATGTCGGTAGTAAGCTGGGGAGTTATTATTCACAAGTATCTACAGTTGCGGAATGTCAGCCAGATGAACGAGCGCTTTCTCGACGTTTTCTGGTCCAACCGCTCACTCTCGCAGATCACCACTACCGCTAGCGGCATTAACGCGCCACTGCTGGATGTCTTCCAGGTGACCCATAAAAATTACACCTCCCTGTCAGATGAAGTGGCGGCAGACGAGAAAATATCTTTTGTGGAGCGAATTATTCGCGCAGAGTCTTTGGCCAAGGTGCGGGACATGGAGTCATCCCTGAGTGTCCTGTCAATTATTGCTTCGTCTGCCCCTTATATCGGATTGCTTGGCACGGTTTGGGGTATCATTGGCTCTTTCCACACTATTGGTGCCATGCGCAGCGCCTCCCTGGCAGTAGTGGCGCCGGGACTTTCCGAGGCACTGGTGGCAACCGCCCTGGGGCTTTTCGCTGCGATCCCGGCAGTTATCTTCTACAATGTTTTTGCTGCGCGCATTAAGCAGCAGGTAAGTATCATGGAGAGCTTTGCCGATGAGTTAGTCGCCATTCTTATGAGGAGAGCATGA
- the tolR gene encoding protein TolR, producing the protein MKIHSDVYKPMSDINVIPLVDVVLVLLIIFMITAPMLQHGMHVDLPESQAELEVDDEREQLILTVDEHGQIFINRNAISLEDLPDRLEGLQQLGQAYDVIVEGDRHVDYGAVVSVMDVLQAAGFYNIGLVTQ; encoded by the coding sequence ATGAAGATCCACAGCGATGTCTATAAGCCTATGAGCGACATCAACGTCATCCCCCTAGTGGATGTCGTGCTGGTGTTATTGATTATATTTATGATCACCGCTCCCATGCTCCAGCACGGTATGCATGTGGATTTGCCCGAGTCTCAGGCTGAGCTGGAAGTTGATGATGAGCGGGAGCAGCTCATCCTTACCGTTGATGAGCATGGACAAATTTTCATTAATCGCAACGCCATTTCCCTTGAAGACTTGCCGGATCGCCTGGAGGGGTTGCAGCAGTTGGGGCAGGCCTATGATGTTATCGTGGAAGGCGACCGCCATGTGGATTACGGTGCCGTTGTGTCCGTAATGGATGTACTCCAGGCGGCAGGTTTTTACAATATCGGCCTGGTAACCCAGTAG